CGGCGGCCGGACGCCCATCGATCTTGCGGACGTCGTCGACTTCGACGCGCCAACCGTCGCCGCTGATCTCACCGCGGTCGGAGATCTGTCCACCCGACTCGGCGTAGAATGGCGACTCGCGGAGGAGAACCGCGACGCGGCCGTCCGGCAAATGGCGAACTGCCGTCGTCTGCGTCTCGATCTCGATCGCGTCGTAACCGACGAAGCTTCCCTCAGCGGATTTCTCACCCGGCGGAAGCTCCCATTGGTTCCAGTCGGCGAGGCTATCGGTACCGACCGTGATCTTCCTGGCCCTTCGCTCCGCCTGCGAGCGCTCTCGTTGTGCCTGCAGCGCCGCCTCGAAGCCCGCGATGTCGACGGTATAGCCGCGCTCGCGCGCCATGAGCTCCGTCAAATCGATCGGAAACCCGAAGGTGTCGTACAGGCGGAAGGCATCCTCTCCGCTGATCGTTCCTCGCAGATCGGCGCTGCCCTCGACAGTGAGCGTTGGCGCGAGCTGCTCGAAGCGAGAGAGACCACCCTCGATCGTGGCGAGGAATCCCTGCTCCTCCACGCGCGTCGTCTCGACAATGTGCTTCGCGCGCGCTTTGAGCTCGGGATAGACATCGTTCATCGTTTCGATTACGGTCTCGACGACGTCCACGAGCGTCGGCTCCTTGCGTCCGAGGAGCCATGCGTGCCGTACCGCCCGCCGAAGAATGCGACGGAGCACGTACCCCCGTCCCTCATTGGATGGAAATACGCCGTCGGCTAACAAAAAGGCGACCGCGCGCGCGTGGTCGGCAAGCACACGAAAAGAGGCCGGCGACACCGCATTCGCGATCACATCAGATCCGCCGCGTCCGCCCCGCACCTTCAATCCCGACCGTGGCTCATCGTTCTCGCGTCCCCAGTACGGGATGCCGACGACTTTTTCGACTTTGCGAATCAGCGATGAGAAGACGTCGGTGTGAAAATTGTTCGTCACGCCCTGCAGCGCCGCCGCGATGCGCTCCAGGCCAGCACCCGTATCCACAGATGGCTTTGGCAGCGGCACGAGCGTCCCGTCGGACTGCCGATCGTACTGCATGAACACGAGGTTCCAGATCTCGAGAAACCGGCCCGCCTCGGCACCTTCGACGAAGCCCTCGAGCGAATAGTCGTCGTGGTCCTCGGTCCACTCGCCGTGCGCACCGGCCGGATAGCGCCAATCGTTCGCGAGATGCGCGAGGTCGACGTAGATCTCGGAGCACGGACCGCATGGGCCCGTGTCCGCCATCTGCCAGAAATTGTCCTTGTCGCTGAGACCGTAGATGCGGCTGTCGGGGAGACCGGCGATCTCGCGCCAGAGCGCGCGCGCTTCGTCGTCGGCGTGGTGCACCGAGACGCGAATCTCCTTGGGGTCGAGCGACAGCTCATGCGTGACGAACTCCCAGGCAAACTCAATCGCGTTGCGTTTGAAGTAATCGCCGAAGGAGAAATTGCCGAGCATCTCGAAAAAGGTGTGGTGCCGCGCCGTGTGGCCCACCTGCTCGAGATCGTTATGCTTTCCGCCGGCACGCACGCATTTCTGCGATGTGGTCGCGCGACGCCCGAAGTCTGGCTCCTCGAGACCGAGGAAGACTTTCTTGAACTGGACCATCCCGGCGTTGGTGAACAGCAGGGTGGGATCGTCGCCTGGAACGAGCGAGGAGCTCGGACGGATGGTGTGTCCGTTACGACGGAAATAGTCTAAAAATCGCAGTCTGATTTCAGCGGCCTTCATTCTGCGGAATATAGGACAGCTTGCGAGCATACGCTCGCAGGCTGTCCTATATTCCGCATCAGAAGTCGCTCGCTGGCGCTCGCTCGAAGCCGATATGGAGTCGCTCGCGCTGTGCGCTCGCTCCCGCTCCTCTCGCCTTTATTGTGCTCAGATCTCGATGGCAGGAGCGGAGTCGAGTCTCGATAGCAGGAGCGGAGTCCGGAGGGGCAGCTATGGCGATACTGCCATCCTATCGACCATGCCTAACGGCGTAGGGGCGATGGCAGTATCGTCATAGTGCCCCGGAGCGGCTCCGCTCCCGCGATTGCACGCACGGACGCACGGACGCACGGAACACAACCGCCCTGAGCGACTCCGCAGTCATTCTCTCGCGTGGGCTTCGTCGCGCGACAACACGGTGCGAAGGGTTCGCGCGATGTCGTCGCCGTCATAACCGCGCCGAGCGAGGAACGAGTAGAGTCGGCGTCGCTGGACGGTGGTGTCGAGGCGTTCGAGTGATTTCAACTTCTTGCGCGCGACGCGCTCGAGAGTGCCTTCCTCGTCGACGTGTTCATCCGCGAAGACTTCGGTGATGGCCGCATCGGCCACTTCGCGCGCGACGCCTCGACGAGCCAGCTCCAGCTGCACGCGGCGGCGCGAGAGTCCGGCGCCGACGGCTTTGCTGCGAGCGAACTGTCTCGCGAAGCTGGCGTCGTCGAGAAATCCGGCACGGAGTAGTCGATCGATGGCGACGTCGACGTACTCGGGCAACTCTCGTTTCCTCACGAGCAGCCGCCGCAGCTCGGCTGACGAGCGTGCGCGAAGGGCGATCATGTTCAGCGCTCGATCGTAGGTGGCGACGATGCTCGTCTCGCGCGCCAACGCAGCATCGAGGCGCTCATCGACGACAACGCCGACGGCGAGTCGCAATCGCTCGAGCGCCTCGAGCGAAAGCGTGGCGACGTGGCCACCGTCGACAGCGACGTCGAATCGGCCATTGCGCCGTGGAGCTGCGGTGATCGAAGTAACTAGCATAGATAGAGCGGTGTCGATGGTGGGCGAGATTGAGGCTCGAGCCGCGAGCCATCTCGCATCTGAAGCTCGATCTCGAGACTCGTTGCTGCCTTCTCGTGGCTCGCATCTGGGCTCGCTGATGGCGGGTGAGATGCGTGAGTGCGACTTCGAAAGGGCGGGATCTCATTACTCACGTCTCGCTTCTGGAGCTCGGCCTCGACGCGACTCGTCCCGGAATCTCCGCCTTTTGCCGCGCGCAAAGCGCGCAGCAAAAAGGCCGGGGACCAACAGCCTGATCACGAGGGGAGTATCCGGGTCCCGACGATCCCAGGGCTGCGTGTCCCCGGCCCTGATGCAAAGGCCGGTGCGATGGTGGACGTCAGTCGTCCAGCACCTCTCCGTCTGCCAATCCAGCGCGCGGCGTCATGCCGAGCAGGTTCTTCACCTGCTCCTCGACCTCGGTCATGAGCGCAGGATTGTCCTTGAGGAACATCTTCGAGTTTTCACGACCCTGGCCAATCTTCTGACCCTTATAGCTATACCATGCGCCGGACTTCTCGATGATCCCGGCTTCAGCCGCAATGTCGAGCACCAGGCTCGCGTGGCTGATGCCTTCGGCGTACATGATGTCGAATTCTGCCTGCTTGAACGGCGGCGCCACCTTGTTCTTCACGACTTTCACGCGCACGTGCGAACCGATGACGTCTTCCTTCTCCTTCACCGGACCGATGCGGCGAATGTCGAGGCGCACCGACGCGTAGAACTTGAGCGCCTTACCTCCGGTCGTCGTTTCGGGATTCCCGAACATGACGCCGATCTTTTCACGCAATTGGTTGATGAAAATCACCGACGTCTTCGACCGGGCGATCGCACCCGTGAGCTTGCGGAGCGCCTGGCTCATGAGACGCGCTTGCAACCCGACGTGGGCGTCGCCCATGTCACCTTCAATCTCGGCTTTTGGCACCAGTGCCGCGACCGAGTCGATGACGACGACGTCGATCGCGCCCGAGCGAACGAGAATGTCGGCGATCTCGAGACCCTGCTCGCCGGTATCCGGCTGCGAGATGAGAAGATTCTCGACATCCACCCCGAGTTTCCGCGCGTATTCGGTGTCGAGCGCATGCTCGGCGTCGATATACGCGGCGACCCCGCCCGCGCGCTGTGCGTTCGCAACGACGTGAAGCGAAAGCGTCGTTTTGCCGCTCGACTCGGGACCGTAGATCTCGGTGACTCGGCCCCGCGGAATGCCGCCGATGCCGATCGCCGCGTCCAGGTTGATAGCGCCGGTCGGGATCGCCTCGACTCGCACCTTAGTCTCGGTGCCGAGTCGCATGATCGACCCCTTCCCGCAGGTCTTTTCGATCTGCGTAATGGCCAGATTCAGCGCTTTTTTCTTGTCGTCCGTGATCGTAGAAACGGCCATCGTGCACACATCCTCTCGTTGATCGTGGATACTCTGGCCAAGCAGAATCGTACCGGAAACACCGTGGCTTCGATACCCGAAGAAAATACGAAGACGACCCGAGCGAATCAACCCGATCGTGCGACTTTGAACGCGTCTTCGACGTGACGGACGCGAACGCGCTCACCGCTCATGAGGACACCGATTACGTCGAAGCGGTATGACTCCTCCGCGCGACCATGGCGGTCGATCCAGACCTGGGCGGATTTCGCTAATTCCTTCTGCTTCCGCCAGTTGACCGCTTCTATGGGCTGTCCGAACCGATCGCCGCGCCGCGCTTTCACCTCGACGAAGGCGATGGTTCCTTCCCGTTCGACGACGAGATCGATGTCCCGGTGGCCGGAACGAAAACGCCGCTGAATGACCCGCCAGCCCGTACGCCGAAGCCACCGCTCCGCGATTCGCTCGCCCAGCTCTCCGAACGCCTGCTTGGTCGCTGACATGGCCGCCAACCTACGGCGGCCGCCGGTCGGCTCCGGTATCAAACTCCCGCGCTTGGGTGCGAATCAGCGACGTCCGTCTGGAGCTCGTTCCGAGCCCGGAGCATCACTGCGGGATCATTCGTGACAATCCCTTGAATCCCCGCGCTCCACAGGCGTTTGGCGACGCCTGGGTCATCGATGGTCCAGACGTGCGTAACCGCTCCGCCGCGCCGGGCGACTCGAGCGAGCCGTGTTACCGGAAGACGAATCCCGCGGTACCAGCGCGGAATGCATAACGCGTCGTACGGCAGTCGGTGCGAAGCCTCGGCCCACAGCGTCTCCCAGAGTAATCGCACCACGTCGGCGCCCGACGCGCCGGTCGCAAGCGCGCGTCCGCGGAATGGCGCGACCGCGTCATGGGTCATCGAGGCGATGACCGACCGATGCATGGCGTCGCCACCGATCAGCGCTCGCTCGACTGCCTCGAGCGCGCCAGGCACCTTCACCTCGATGAGCAACGGAAGCTCTGGAAATCGCTTCAGTACGTCGTCCAGCCTCGCGATCGTTAGGCCGCGGCCGCGAAAGGGATACGTCGAGCCGCCGTCGCTGGTGAACGTTGCTCCCACGTCCACGCGTTCGAGCTCGGCAGTGGTCATCTCGGCGACAACTCCGGCGCGACCTGCGGTGCGCGCCAGGGTTGGATCGTGAATGACGACGGGAACGCCGTCGCGAGTGATCCGGACGTCGAACTCGAGCGCGTCGACGCCTAACGCGGCTGCCTGGTCGAACGATTCGATCGTGTTCTCGGGTGCGTGAGCCGCGTTGCCGCGGTGCCCGATCACCAGCCGCGCGCCGAGATCAGTGAGCGGGTTCACCCGGCTCCCGGCCCTTGGCGCGTCAGTGCGGGAGACGCGCGCTCGTCGGCACCAGCGCCGGGCTGTCGCTCTGCGCCAGGGTGCGCACGAGGGTTGCTCCGAGCTCCGGGAGCACCTGCTCGGCGCGAACGACGATCTGTCCCTGCTTCGTGACCCAGAGCCGCTCGGACGCGCGCTCCGCCTCGAGAGACACGATCCAGCAGTCGAAGTCTCCTGCGGGAACCGTCACGTGCTCTTCGCCCTCGACGGAGAGCGTCGCGGGCGTCAGCGTCGACCCGCCGGCATCGATGACAATCAGCGACGCAGAGTCTCGCCACGTCGCCGACAGCGGGAGCGACGCGAGTACCACGTCGACCGCCATGGTGTTGACGAGCAGATCTCCGCGGTTCGCCAGCACGACGTTGTGCCTGCCCAACGGCGACGTCATCGCCCCGAAAATGCTGTCTGGTGTGAACTCGGCCGCGACGCTAGCCAAGCCATGCACGGAAACCCAGTGCAGCGGCCTCAGATCGTCGAGCCGCACGACGAGTGTATCACTCGTGAGCGCGACACCTTCCATTCCGTTGCGCGTGAGCAGGAGCGTCGGCGTTCCAGCATAGTCGAGCGTGGACACGACAAAGCGCTGATCTCCGATTGGAGAGCTTGCACTGTCGCGCATCAGGCTCAGCTGATACAGGAATTGAGCAGGCTGTATGCGGGTCGAATCGAAAACGAGTCGATGCGAAACGCTGTCTACGTGCGGCGGTGTGGCAACGGCAGCCGTTTGCGCAGTCGCCGTCTCGATCGCAAAACCGAGCGCGGAGAGTGCGAGCGCGCATAGGAGGGACCGTCGCATCAGAGTGATACGTCGGGCGACGAGGTCACGTTCCACACACGCGGCGGCGCATTAGCCGCGCGGTCCGCAGATACGCTCGAGATCGTCCAGGCCGACGAGTACGTCGCGGGGCTTGGATCCATCCGGCGGACCGAGCACGCCCGCGTAATGAAGCTGATCGATGATCCGCGCGGCGCGCCCATAGCCGACCTTGAGACGTCGCTGCAGCAACGACGTCGAGCCCTGCTGGTGCTGGATCACGACCTCTGCAGCCTCGCGGAACAACTTGTCCCGATCGACGATCTCCGCTTCCTCATCGTCGCCCTTCCCAGACTCCTCTGCTTCGCGCTGCCGCACCGCCTCGAGAATGTCCGGCTCTTCGGCGGCCGTGTCGTCGACGAGCGCGCCCTGCGCGGCAAGCGCAGCGCGTTTTGCCTCACGGCGATCGTGATACCACTTCATGAGAAACTCGGTGTCGTCGCTCGACAGGAATGCGCCTTGTAGCCGTGCGGGCTCGGACTTGCCAGGCGGAATGAACAGCATGTCGCCGTTGCCAAGCAGCGCTTCTGCGCCTGCCCCGTCGATGATCGTGCGACTGTCGACTTGTGACGCGACTCGAAAGGCGATGCGACTCGGGAAATTCGCCTTGATGAGCCCCGTGATGACGTTCACGCTCGGCCGCTGCGTCGCGAGGATGAGATGGATGCCCGTCGCGCGCGCCTTCTGCGCCAGCATCGCGATCGGCGTCTCGACTTCACCCGGCACCGTCATCATCAGGTCCGCCATCTCGTCGATGACGACGACGATGTACGGCAGGACATCTCCACGATACGTGAGATCCTCGAACGCGACGTTCTCACGCTTAGGCAGCTTGAGCTGCGCGCCGTCCTGCACTCGCTTGTTGAAATCCTGAACGTTCCGGCAGCCGTTGGCGGCAAGGACCTCGTAGCGCTCGTTCATCTCCATCTTCGCCCAGTTCAACACCGCCGCCGCGTCATGGTTGTCGGTGATGACCTTGTGCCGCAGATGTGGCAGCGTGTTGTACACGGACAGCTCCACCATCTTCGGGTCGACCATGAGAAAGCGAAGAGTTCGAGGTGTGTGCCGATATATGAGGCTAGTGATAATTGTGTTCACACACACCGACTTTCCTGAACCAGTTGCACCAGCGATGAGCAAGTGCGGCATCTTCGCGAGATCGCTGATGACCGGCTTCCCTTCGAGATCCTTGCCTAACGCGATCGGGAGCGCCGCGCGTGCGTTCTGGTAGTCGCGCGTTTCGATGAGCTCGCGGAAGGAAACGATTTCCGATGTCGGATTCGGAACCTCAACACCCACAGCGCCGCGTCCCGGAATCGGCGCGACGATACGGATGGACGCCGCCCGCATCGCGAGCGCGAGATCGTTGGACAGGTTCGCGATCTGCCGGACCTTCACGCCTGGCGCGGGCTCGACCTCGAATTGCGTGACGACGGGCCCCGTCGTGCGACCAACGAGCTCTCCTTCCACCCGGAATGTCCGCAGTGCGTCCATGAGCTTCGCGCCCATCGCGTCGAGCTCGCGACGGCCCACGTCCGCGTTATGCGGCGGTGGCGGCGAAAGAATGTCGCTCGGCGGTAGTTCGTCGCCGAGCGTGGAGACGGGCCCCGTCGCTTCGATCGCGGCTGTGATCTCGATCTCACGTTCGGCCGCCGCTTCCGCGCGGCTCTTCTTGCGGCGGCGTTTGCCATCCGCACCAGAATCGATGGTCCCGTTATCGAGATGGAGCGACGCGCCGCCACCAACGAGCCCGGGCAGCTCTTCCGGCGATGGCTCGAGCGGGACGCCCGCGGCCACCAGTGCTTCCTCCTCTTCTTTCTCTTTCTTCCGCCGGCGCTTGGACGGCGCGAGCGGCTCGGCGAACGGCAACGGTTCAGGTGCGGGCGCTCGCCGCCCGATGAGCATACGGATCGGATTCCAGGCGAGCGTCGTCGCCGTCAGTGTGCTGAATGCGAGCACGATGACGACCCACGCCCCGATGTCGCCGAACCACGTTCGCAAATAGAACGCAAAGAACGCCCCCCACAGGCCCGCCATTCGGCTCTCTTCACCGAGCGGGAGATTCATCGCGAGGCCGACAGCGATCGGCAGAATCGCGACCAGTCCCGCGAAGAAGATCATCCACTTGCGATCCTGCTCCGATTGCAAGCGACCGAACACCTTGAGTGAATGCACGGCCGGAACGAGCGGGGTGAGCGCCGCGGCGGGCCAGCCGAGCAGCTTCACGAGCGGGCGTGCAAGCCACCAGCCCACCCAGCCGACGTTTCCTCGCACGTCGACGCCAAAGCGCATCTGCGCGAGCGCAAGAACGCCAAGCGCCGCCGCAAGGAAAAACGCGAACAGGAGAAAGGCGATGGCGGTGATCTCGCGTTTGACGCTACTACTCACTTCGATCACCTATGTTACCTGTTAGAAGCTGCTCATGACATTCGCGTGATTCGCGTCCCAGAACCCTTGACTCTCCAATGACTAACGCGCCCGCTCGGGACCCAACTTTGTAATCTGGCGATCCTGGTAGATCGGGATCACCGGATAGGAGTCAATCGCTGCACAATCGGCGAGATCTTCGCCGTAACCCGCCTCACTCAGCGCGCGGCCGTGGGCTGACGCCGAGAAGAGACGCATGAGGTTGTCACTGTACCGGCGATCGATGAGCATCGCGGCAAAGGCTGCGTCGTTGAGGGCGACTTCGGATCGACGACGTGTGGCATGATGAACGTAACGACCCGCGCAGGCCGCGTCCTCGAGCGAAAACTGCTTCTCGCGCCCGGCGCAGAGAATGGCGATGTCCGTCCCTCCGCGCTGTGCCGTGCGCAACATCGCCAGCACGGCCGAGAAATTGACGTACGATCCGATCACGACGTCACGCGGTCCCTGTTGAACGACAGCAATTGCCGTCGTTCCGTTGGTCGTGCTCAGGAGGACCGTCTTTCCTTCGACCGCCTCGCGAGTGAATTCGCGCGGCGAATTTCCGAGATCGAAGCCGGGGATCGGACGCA
The genomic region above belongs to Gemmatimonadaceae bacterium and contains:
- the alaS gene encoding alanine--tRNA ligase, with the translated sequence MKAAEIRLRFLDYFRRNGHTIRPSSSLVPGDDPTLLFTNAGMVQFKKVFLGLEEPDFGRRATTSQKCVRAGGKHNDLEQVGHTARHHTFFEMLGNFSFGDYFKRNAIEFAWEFVTHELSLDPKEIRVSVHHADDEARALWREIAGLPDSRIYGLSDKDNFWQMADTGPCGPCSEIYVDLAHLANDWRYPAGAHGEWTEDHDDYSLEGFVEGAEAGRFLEIWNLVFMQYDRQSDGTLVPLPKPSVDTGAGLERIAAALQGVTNNFHTDVFSSLIRKVEKVVGIPYWGRENDEPRSGLKVRGGRGGSDVIANAVSPASFRVLADHARAVAFLLADGVFPSNEGRGYVLRRILRRAVRHAWLLGRKEPTLVDVVETVIETMNDVYPELKARAKHIVETTRVEEQGFLATIEGGLSRFEQLAPTLTVEGSADLRGTISGEDAFRLYDTFGFPIDLTELMARERGYTVDIAGFEAALQAQRERSQAERRARKITVGTDSLADWNQWELPPGEKSAEGSFVGYDAIEIETQTTAVRHLPDGRVAVLLRESPFYAESGGQISDRGEISGDGWRVEVDDVRKIDGRPAAVGPLVGTFRFGRVTARVPSERRHETERNHTATHLLHAALRQVLGEAVHQAGSLVAPERLRFDFTHHGPVKRERLEEIEALVNREIWQAIPVTTDEMAYQEARDAGAMALFGEKYGDVVRVVKIPGFSMELCGGTHVRNTAQIGFFKIVSETGVAAGVRRIEGVTGPGAYEFVRGEERALHRVADSLRVPADQVERRVNQLVEERRALERRLEEAMRGGGDQLQTLLEKAVSVGANGVRYVSGTVRAGDVRELQVFGDALRERIGSGVGVVGSKFSDGKGGVIVIVSDDLRERGIRADTLIKEIAAAAGGRGGGKAHMAQAGLPDADRFDEAAQRGLELVGAALGGA
- a CDS encoding 2-phosphosulfolactate phosphatase — translated: MRIDVFFGTGGLTASDTSGRVVVVIDVLRASTSIATALANGARTIIPLENTDEVVMRAKAFERSEVKLAGERQMRPIPGFDLGNSPREFTREAVEGKTVLLSTTNGTTAIAVVQQGPRDVVIGSYVNFSAVLAMLRTAQRGGTDIAILCAGREKQFSLEDAACAGRYVHHATRRRSEVALNDAAFAAMLIDRRYSDNLMRLFSASAHGRALSEAGYGEDLADCAAIDSYPVIPIYQDRQITKLGPERAR
- a CDS encoding glycerophosphodiester phosphodiesterase family protein, with amino-acid sequence MNPLTDLGARLVIGHRGNAAHAPENTIESFDQAAALGVDALEFDVRITRDGVPVVIHDPTLARTAGRAGVVAEMTTAELERVDVGATFTSDGGSTYPFRGRGLTIARLDDVLKRFPELPLLIEVKVPGALEAVERALIGGDAMHRSVIASMTHDAVAPFRGRALATGASGADVVRLLWETLWAEASHRLPYDALCIPRWYRGIRLPVTRLARVARRGGAVTHVWTIDDPGVAKRLWSAGIQGIVTNDPAVMLRARNELQTDVADSHPSAGV
- the recA gene encoding recombinase RecA, with product MAVSTITDDKKKALNLAITQIEKTCGKGSIMRLGTETKVRVEAIPTGAINLDAAIGIGGIPRGRVTEIYGPESSGKTTLSLHVVANAQRAGGVAAYIDAEHALDTEYARKLGVDVENLLISQPDTGEQGLEIADILVRSGAIDVVVIDSVAALVPKAEIEGDMGDAHVGLQARLMSQALRKLTGAIARSKTSVIFINQLREKIGVMFGNPETTTGGKALKFYASVRLDIRRIGPVKEKEDVIGSHVRVKVVKNKVAPPFKQAEFDIMYAEGISHASLVLDIAAEAGIIEKSGAWYSYKGQKIGQGRENSKMFLKDNPALMTEVEEQVKNLLGMTPRAGLADGEVLDD
- a CDS encoding DNA translocase FtsK 4TM domain-containing protein, producing MIEVSSSVKREITAIAFLLFAFFLAAALGVLALAQMRFGVDVRGNVGWVGWWLARPLVKLLGWPAAALTPLVPAVHSLKVFGRLQSEQDRKWMIFFAGLVAILPIAVGLAMNLPLGEESRMAGLWGAFFAFYLRTWFGDIGAWVVIVLAFSTLTATTLAWNPIRMLIGRRAPAPEPLPFAEPLAPSKRRRKKEKEEEEALVAAGVPLEPSPEELPGLVGGGASLHLDNGTIDSGADGKRRRKKSRAEAAAEREIEITAAIEATGPVSTLGDELPPSDILSPPPPHNADVGRRELDAMGAKLMDALRTFRVEGELVGRTTGPVVTQFEVEPAPGVKVRQIANLSNDLALAMRAASIRIVAPIPGRGAVGVEVPNPTSEIVSFRELIETRDYQNARAALPIALGKDLEGKPVISDLAKMPHLLIAGATGSGKSVCVNTIITSLIYRHTPRTLRFLMVDPKMVELSVYNTLPHLRHKVITDNHDAAAVLNWAKMEMNERYEVLAANGCRNVQDFNKRVQDGAQLKLPKRENVAFEDLTYRGDVLPYIVVVIDEMADLMMTVPGEVETPIAMLAQKARATGIHLILATQRPSVNVITGLIKANFPSRIAFRVASQVDSRTIIDGAGAEALLGNGDMLFIPPGKSEPARLQGAFLSSDDTEFLMKWYHDRREAKRAALAAQGALVDDTAAEEPDILEAVRQREAEESGKGDDEEAEIVDRDKLFREAAEVVIQHQQGSTSLLQRRLKVGYGRAARIIDQLHYAGVLGPPDGSKPRDVLVGLDDLERICGPRG
- a CDS encoding regulatory protein RecX, which produces MLVTSITAAPRRNGRFDVAVDGGHVATLSLEALERLRLAVGVVVDERLDAALARETSIVATYDRALNMIALRARSSAELRRLLVRKRELPEYVDVAIDRLLRAGFLDDASFARQFARSKAVGAGLSRRRVQLELARRGVAREVADAAITEVFADEHVDEEGTLERVARKKLKSLERLDTTVQRRRLYSFLARRGYDGDDIARTLRTVLSRDEAHARE
- a CDS encoding YraN family protein — translated: MSATKQAFGELGERIAERWLRRTGWRVIQRRFRSGHRDIDLVVEREGTIAFVEVKARRGDRFGQPIEAVNWRKQKELAKSAQVWIDRHGRAEESYRFDVIGVLMSGERVRVRHVEDAFKVARSG